Proteins encoded within one genomic window of Cellulomonas xiejunii:
- a CDS encoding NADH-quinone oxidoreductase subunit D: protein MTAPTSQTPHATRHVPLDDTAGVPSFEASGGDWSDIAEEAARLGEERIVVNMGPQHPSTHGVLRLMLEIDGETVTEARAGIGYLHTGIEKNMEYRTWTQGVTFCTRMDYVAPLFQEAAYCLAIEKLLGITDDVPERASVIRVLMMELNRISSHLVFLATGGNELGATTIMILGFTAREEILKIFEMISGLRMNHAYIRPGGVAQDVPPGAIDSVREGLVKVRGYMRQLEDLMLANPILHARMKDVGALSLAACMSLGVTGPLLRATGLPYDVRKTDPYCGYETYDFDVPTQEAADSWARLLVRVEECYQSMRIVEQCLERLAKPGPVMVADKKIAWPAQLAIGTDGMGNSLDHIKEIMGTSMESLIHHFKLVTEGFRVPAGQVFQTVEHPRGELGVHLVSDGGTKPYRAHFRDPSFNNLQAVSMMCEGGQIADVVVAVASIDPVLGGVDR from the coding sequence ATGACCGCCCCCACGTCGCAGACACCCCACGCGACCCGCCACGTCCCGCTGGACGACACCGCGGGAGTGCCCTCGTTCGAGGCCTCCGGCGGCGACTGGTCCGACATCGCCGAGGAGGCCGCTCGCCTCGGCGAGGAGCGCATCGTCGTCAACATGGGCCCGCAGCACCCGTCGACCCACGGCGTGCTGCGCCTCATGCTCGAGATCGACGGCGAGACCGTCACCGAGGCCCGTGCCGGTATCGGCTACCTGCACACGGGCATCGAGAAGAACATGGAGTACCGCACCTGGACCCAGGGCGTGACGTTCTGCACCCGCATGGACTACGTCGCCCCGCTGTTCCAGGAGGCGGCCTACTGCCTCGCGATCGAGAAGCTCCTGGGCATCACGGACGACGTCCCCGAGCGCGCCTCGGTCATCCGCGTCCTGATGATGGAGCTCAACCGCATCTCCTCGCACCTGGTCTTCCTGGCCACGGGCGGCAACGAGCTCGGCGCCACGACCATCATGATCCTGGGCTTCACGGCCCGCGAGGAGATCCTCAAGATCTTCGAGATGATCTCCGGGCTGCGCATGAACCACGCGTACATCCGCCCCGGCGGCGTCGCGCAGGACGTGCCCCCGGGCGCGATCGACTCGGTCCGCGAGGGCCTCGTCAAGGTCCGCGGCTACATGCGCCAGCTCGAGGACCTCATGCTGGCCAACCCGATCCTGCACGCCCGCATGAAGGACGTCGGCGCGCTGAGCCTCGCGGCCTGCATGTCGCTCGGTGTCACGGGCCCGCTCCTGCGCGCGACCGGCCTGCCGTACGACGTGCGCAAGACCGACCCGTACTGCGGCTACGAGACGTACGACTTCGACGTCCCGACGCAGGAGGCCGCGGACTCGTGGGCCCGCCTGCTCGTGCGCGTCGAGGAGTGCTACCAGTCGATGCGGATCGTCGAGCAGTGCCTCGAGCGGCTCGCGAAGCCGGGACCCGTCATGGTCGCCGACAAGAAGATCGCGTGGCCGGCGCAGCTGGCCATCGGCACCGACGGCATGGGCAACTCGCTCGACCACATCAAGGAGATCATGGGCACCTCGATGGAGTCCCTGATCCACCACTTCAAGCTGGTGACCGAGGGCTTCCGCGTGCCCGCGGGCCAGGTCTTCCAGACCGTCGAGCACCCGCGCGGCGAGCTGGGCGTGCACCTGGTGTCCGACGGCGGCACCAAGCCGTACCGGGCACACTTCCGCGACCCGTCGTTCAACAACCTGCAGGCCGTCTCGATGATGTGCGAGGGCGGGCAGATCGCCGACGTCGTCGTCGCCGTCGCGTCGATCGACCCGGTGCTGGGAGGGGTGGACCGCTGA
- a CDS encoding NADH-quinone oxidoreductase subunit C has translation MSDESTKPSEGTDPTTGTKPVAQSTPAEDATSPVADRPTEGTKPTAEKADASAAVKPGEPAPAGTQRTSAAALEAGSQNVPAGLDPTSPRTPLDIVDVRTGMFGVAGTGDTSGFGGLVRTVAMPGPSERPYGGWFDEAVDVLTEVLDESGTGFANAVEAVVVDRGELTLEVAREHLVEVVQALRDDPDLRFELSLGVSGVHFPHDAGRELHAVYHVASVTHGRRLRLEVAAPEGDPHIPSTVAVYPANDWHERETWDFFGIVFDGHPGLARIEMPDDWPGHPQRKDYPLGGIPVEYKGATIPPPDQRRSYS, from the coding sequence ATGAGCGACGAGAGCACGAAGCCCTCCGAGGGCACCGACCCCACGACGGGCACCAAGCCGGTCGCGCAGTCCACGCCGGCGGAGGACGCGACGTCCCCCGTCGCCGACCGCCCGACGGAGGGCACCAAGCCGACGGCCGAGAAGGCCGACGCGTCCGCCGCGGTCAAGCCGGGGGAGCCCGCGCCCGCCGGGACGCAGCGCACGAGTGCCGCGGCCCTCGAGGCCGGGTCCCAGAACGTCCCGGCCGGCCTCGACCCGACGAGCCCGCGCACGCCGCTCGACATCGTCGACGTCCGCACCGGCATGTTCGGCGTGGCCGGCACCGGTGACACCTCCGGGTTCGGCGGTCTCGTGCGGACCGTCGCGATGCCCGGCCCGAGCGAGCGCCCGTACGGCGGCTGGTTCGACGAGGCCGTCGACGTCCTCACCGAGGTGCTCGACGAGTCCGGCACCGGTTTCGCGAACGCGGTGGAGGCCGTCGTCGTCGACCGCGGCGAGCTCACGCTGGAGGTCGCGCGCGAGCACCTCGTCGAGGTCGTGCAGGCCCTGCGCGACGACCCCGACCTGCGCTTCGAGCTCTCGCTCGGGGTCTCCGGGGTCCACTTCCCGCACGACGCGGGGCGCGAGCTGCACGCGGTCTACCACGTGGCGTCCGTGACGCACGGCCGCCGTCTGCGGCTCGAGGTCGCGGCGCCCGAGGGTGACCCGCACATCCCGTCCACGGTGGCGGTCTACCCCGCCAACGACTGGCACGAGCGCGAGACCTGGGACTTCTTCGGGATCGTTTTCGACGGGCACCCGGGCCTGGCCCGCATCGAGATGCCCGACGACTGGCCGGGCCACCCGCAGCGCAAGGACTACCCCCTCGGCGGGATCCCGGTCGAGTACAAGGGCGCGACCATCCCGCCCCCGGACCAGCGGAGGTCGTACAGCTGA
- a CDS encoding NuoB/complex I 20 kDa subunit family protein, whose translation MGIEEAPSGFLLTTVEDLVGYFRKASLWPVTFGLACCAIEMMAAGTSRYDISRLGMEVFRASPRQSDLMIVAGRVSQKMAPIVRQVYDQMAGPKWVLSMGVCASSGGMFNNYAIVQGVDHIVPVDIYLPGCPPRPEMLLHAILALHQQIQDEPLGVNRQEAARKAQEAAMAATPTSHMTGLLR comes from the coding sequence ATGGGGATCGAGGAAGCGCCCTCGGGCTTCCTGCTGACGACGGTCGAGGACCTCGTCGGCTACTTCCGCAAGGCATCGCTGTGGCCGGTGACCTTCGGGCTCGCGTGCTGCGCGATCGAGATGATGGCCGCCGGCACCAGCCGGTACGACATCTCGCGGCTCGGCATGGAGGTCTTCCGCGCGTCGCCGCGCCAGTCGGACCTCATGATCGTCGCGGGACGTGTCAGCCAGAAGATGGCGCCCATCGTGCGGCAGGTCTACGACCAGATGGCCGGCCCGAAGTGGGTGCTGTCGATGGGCGTGTGCGCGTCGTCCGGCGGCATGTTCAACAACTACGCGATCGTCCAGGGCGTCGACCACATCGTGCCTGTGGACATCTACCTGCCCGGTTGCCCGCCGCGTCCCGAGATGCTGCTGCACGCGATCCTCGCGCTGCACCAGCAGATCCAGGACGAGCCGCTGGGCGTCAACCGCCAGGAGGCGGCACGCAAGGCGCAGGAGGCCGCGATGGCCGCGACCCCGACGTCGCACATGACGGGACTGCTGCGATGA
- a CDS encoding NADH-quinone oxidoreductase subunit A, translating into MSNPYVPLLVMIGIAAVLALGGVGASAILGPKRYNRAKLEAYECGIEPTPHAIGGGRFPIKYYLVAMTFIIFDIEVVFLYPWAVGFAELATFGLVAMMVFLLIITVPFVYEWKRGGLEWD; encoded by the coding sequence ATGAGCAACCCGTACGTCCCGCTCCTGGTGATGATCGGGATCGCGGCCGTCCTCGCCCTCGGTGGGGTCGGCGCGAGCGCGATCCTCGGCCCCAAGCGGTACAACCGCGCCAAGCTCGAGGCCTACGAGTGCGGCATCGAGCCCACGCCCCACGCGATCGGTGGCGGGCGCTTCCCGATCAAGTACTACCTGGTCGCCATGACCTTCATCATCTTCGACATCGAGGTCGTCTTCCTCTACCCGTGGGCCGTGGGCTTCGCGGAGCTCGCGACGTTCGGCCTCGTGGCGATGATGGTGTTCCTGCTGATCATCACGGTCCCGTTCGTCTACGAGTGGAAGCGCGGCGGTCTGGAGTGGGACTGA
- a CDS encoding geranylgeranyl reductase family protein: MVGTIDDADVIVVGAGPAGSSAAFHCAAAGLDVLLLEKATFPRDKICGDGLTPRAVAELVRMGVPIREQDGWIRNRGLRVIGGGHRLELPWPELSSYPSYGLARARTSFDQILAEHARAGGAKLLEGTAVTAPVRDERTGRVVGVRARPVATDGRRTVDAGDEVEYRAPVVIAADGVSARLATSVGRAKRDDRPMGVAVRTYFRTPRHDDPWMESHLELWDGPPGRSNLMPGYGWIFSLGDGTANVGLGSVSSTAAATKVDYKDLFARWMANAPREWEFTPENQVAPVRGAALPMGFNRGPLYADGLLLAGDAAGMVSPFNGEGIAYGLQAGRVAADAIAQGLARGSAAGRERALATYQQRMKDDLGGYYTLGRVFVRLIEHPQVMHLCTRYGLPRPLLMKFVLKLLSDCYEPRGGDLVDRVIAALARLAPDA, translated from the coding sequence GTGGTCGGGACGATCGATGACGCGGACGTCATCGTCGTCGGCGCCGGTCCCGCCGGGTCCTCCGCGGCCTTCCACTGCGCCGCCGCCGGGCTGGACGTCCTGCTGCTGGAGAAGGCGACGTTCCCGCGCGACAAGATCTGCGGCGACGGCCTGACGCCCCGCGCCGTGGCCGAGCTGGTGCGCATGGGTGTGCCGATCCGCGAGCAGGACGGCTGGATCCGCAACCGCGGCCTGCGGGTCATCGGAGGCGGTCACCGCCTCGAGCTGCCCTGGCCCGAGCTGTCGAGCTACCCGTCGTACGGCCTGGCGCGGGCGCGCACGTCGTTCGACCAGATCCTCGCCGAGCACGCGCGTGCCGGCGGCGCGAAGCTGCTCGAGGGCACGGCCGTCACCGCCCCCGTGCGCGACGAGCGCACCGGTCGCGTCGTCGGCGTGCGGGCCAGGCCCGTCGCGACCGACGGGCGGCGCACCGTCGACGCGGGGGACGAGGTCGAGTACCGCGCGCCCGTCGTGATCGCCGCCGACGGCGTCTCGGCGCGGCTCGCGACGTCCGTCGGGCGCGCCAAGCGCGACGACCGGCCGATGGGCGTGGCCGTCCGCACGTACTTCCGCACGCCCCGCCACGACGACCCCTGGATGGAGTCGCACCTCGAGCTGTGGGACGGCCCCCCGGGCCGCTCGAACCTCATGCCCGGGTACGGCTGGATCTTCTCGCTCGGCGACGGCACCGCGAACGTCGGCCTGGGCTCGGTGAGCTCGACGGCGGCCGCCACCAAGGTCGACTACAAGGACCTGTTCGCCCGCTGGATGGCCAACGCGCCGCGCGAGTGGGAGTTCACCCCGGAGAACCAGGTCGCACCCGTGCGCGGCGCGGCGCTGCCCATGGGCTTCAACCGCGGCCCGCTCTACGCCGACGGGCTGCTGCTCGCCGGCGACGCCGCCGGGATGGTCAGCCCGTTCAACGGCGAGGGGATCGCCTACGGCCTGCAGGCGGGTAGGGTCGCGGCGGACGCGATCGCGCAGGGTCTGGCGCGCGGTTCGGCCGCTGGACGGGAGCGGGCGCTGGCGACGTACCAGCAGCGCATGAAGGACGATCTCGGCGGGTACTACACGCTCGGCCGGGTGTTCGTGCGGCTCATCGAGCACCCCCAGGTGATGCACCTGTGCACGCGCTACGGGCTGCCGCGCCCGCTGCTCATGAAGTTCGTGCTCAAGCTCCTGTCCGACTGCTACGAACCCCGCGGCGGCGACCTGGTCGACCGCGTCATCGCCGCTCTCGCCCGGCTGGCGCCCGATGCGTGA
- a CDS encoding demethylmenaquinone methyltransferase produces MPRAALDKDPRDVAAMFDAVAHRYDLTNDVISLGQDRAWRKATLAALGAERGETVLDLAAGTGTSSEPLADAGVHVVPCDLSTGMLRVGRRRRPDLPFVAGDALHLPFADESFDAVTMSFGLRNVSDVDAALRELLRVTRPGGRLVVCEFSRPTFAPFRTVYTNYLMRALPPVARAVSKEPDAYVYLAESIRSWPDQRELGLLVRGAGWDKVAFRNLSGGIVALHRATRP; encoded by the coding sequence ATGCCTCGCGCCGCCCTCGACAAGGACCCCCGCGACGTCGCCGCCATGTTCGACGCGGTCGCGCACCGGTACGACCTGACGAACGACGTCATCTCGCTCGGGCAGGACCGCGCGTGGCGCAAGGCCACGCTCGCGGCGCTCGGCGCCGAGCGCGGCGAGACGGTGCTCGACCTCGCCGCCGGCACGGGGACGTCGAGCGAGCCGCTCGCGGACGCGGGCGTGCACGTCGTGCCGTGCGACCTGTCGACGGGCATGCTGCGCGTCGGCCGCCGCCGCCGCCCGGACCTGCCGTTCGTGGCGGGCGACGCGCTGCACCTGCCGTTCGCCGACGAGTCCTTCGACGCGGTGACCATGTCGTTCGGGCTGCGCAACGTGTCCGACGTCGACGCCGCGCTGCGCGAGCTGCTGCGCGTCACGCGGCCCGGGGGACGCCTGGTGGTGTGCGAGTTCTCCCGGCCGACGTTCGCGCCGTTCCGCACGGTCTACACCAACTACCTCATGCGGGCCCTGCCGCCCGTCGCGCGGGCGGTGTCCAAGGAGCCGGACGCCTACGTGTACCTCGCGGAGTCGATCCGCAGCTGGCCGGACCAGCGCGAGCTGGGCCTGCTGGTGCGGGGTGCCGGATGGGACAAGGTGGCCTTCCGCAACCTGTCGGGCGGCATCGTCGCCCTGCACCGCGCGACCCGGCCCTGA